The Chiloscyllium punctatum isolate Juve2018m chromosome 27, sChiPun1.3, whole genome shotgun sequence DNA segment ACTGGTTGTCACATTTAGGTAAAATATATATCTTCCAATTTTAAGTCAATTTTGCTGAGGAGAAAAAAGAACTCTTAAAAAGTGCTCAGTAAACTTTGCAGAAAAGTGCATTTGTAAACATGCTTCACAGAGGAAAGAAATACTCGCTACTATGATAACATGAAATGCAGTCACTAGCTAAGTACTGTAAGGCGTTATTCATCACTGCACTGGAGTAAAAGATGGCAAGAAAATTCAAGAGTGATGGAAATATGAACACAAAAAGGACCCATGTGCTAAGTGCAATACATTATCATTTATCACTTACATTTAAAGGTCTAAATAATTACACAATAATCAACTACAAATTACAGAGCTGAGATGAGATTGGCTTCAAGATCATAGTCTCAGTTCTCAGAAAATCTCAGTGTTCAATGTCAACTCTAAATATAGAATTCTACTTTATGGGGATGATATTAATCTGCAGACAGCCACACTGTTGCTATACCAAACTGCGGTAGGCTGAGTTTCCAACGATAATTccctgagggggtggggggaggggggggggggggggaggcgttTATCATCCTTGCAAATCATCATGTGGCAATGACAAAGTTTAGTCTTCACAAGTGGTTACTTGAAGTGGTATCCAATGAGTTGCTAATTCAAGGTACTGATATTAACTGCTTAGCAGCAAAGAGGAATAATAACTCAATGGGACTGAACTGACTGGACCACTGCCATGTGCCTTGTCAACTGAAGGGCACATTTTTGAACATCAAGCTGCTCCTACGTTTGGGTTACATAATTAAAATGATTTGGAAAGGCTCCTTTTCTCCCTTGGGAGGGGTGAAATGTTTCCATGCTCTGTAAAATCAATTGGGACATGTAGCTGAACAACTCGTTAGTTGACAATAAATAGCCTCAGCCCTTCCAGGGTTCAGAATGCCTCTCTTTTTATATAAAAGTCTTTCACTGTTCTGGTAGCATAGAAAGAGGTGAAACGGTCTGATTTTGCAAAAGCATCAGTCATGGTCGGAACAAACATTAACTCGACAAAACAAACATACAGCATTCAATCCAATTCTTACCCAAGAGAGTCATCGCCAAACTGCAACGAATCCATTTTCAGTGTCACCTCTGTTGGACGATGAGTTGGTTTAAGCACAGGGGTGCTTTCCTCTTGAGCAGCCACGCCTTCCTGCTCTTTGCTATCGGAGCTTTTCCTTGGGGGAGGAGGGCTTTCTGCTCGGCCTCCCTTATACTTTAACGTTTTTGCAGGTGACACCTCCCGATATCTGCTCCCGTCAGCTTTCTTTGATAGAAATCGCTCCTCTTTTTTGAATTTCTCAGGCATtaattcctcctcctccacctcctccacctctctAAACTTCTCCTTGGAGATGGCGATGTGCTTAAAGAAATTTATCTCTTCCCGTTTGCGTGGTCTATCATTGTCAtcatcttcctcctcctcctcatcctcCTCATCATATCGCTCCTGCGTTTTACTTGCAATTAATTTGCTCCTGTACTTGAGCTCATCCTCATACCCATATTCCTTTTGGTTCTTGGCTGGGTAGTCCTTGTCATGTTCCTCGACCTCCTCTTCATCATAGTCAAATTTGTGACGCATCTCTGCTTTTGAGATTTTTTCAAACTCCTCGGCAACTCCACCCTTGAACCGTTTTGGGGATTGGCTGCTACGGCTGcctttctctggaacgtttttcACGTGGAACTCCGTTTTCACCACACTGCAAGCAGAAAGCCTATTGTAAGCACTGGCCtggtctctccctttctctttttctaaaTCTGTTCCTTTCACatccttttctcttccattcaccCTATCCTGCATTAACACTTTAGCTTTCTGTTCCTCTGTATACCTGTggttcaacaaaaaaaaaagacagaaacacacacacaaaaaaaagaaaTGCAACGCATTACATAATCAGGGGATTGTGCTTAAACGAACAAGACCTTATGGCAAGGGTCCATCTCAAAAGGTCTTGTTTCTACCCAAGGCTGAAGCTAGGACTCTCATGAGAAGTCCACTCAGGTACTTTCCATCAAGAAACTTAGGTGAAAGGCCATAATCCAAATGGCAAGACATCAAGGTTTGAAATAGCAATGAAAATGTAGAGATTAGGACACAAAAACTTTGATTTTAAAAAGGAACTAGGAATAAAGCAAAGAGGAAAGACTGACTATTAAGAGTTTCAGAGTTTTGAGATCATGAGATTGCACACTGTTTTGAGTCAATGAGTTACATGATCTATGTACAATTTTAAGGATTCCAGCTTTGGGTTCAATGAGGTGCTGAGGTGAAGCACGTGTCATCCTGAGTTCTACTTGATGCTCAACAACACTGGTCTTATGACACAGTACATTAGCAGCAGATCCTTTATGCATTTACTGGATAACGTTACGAAGATCTCTCCATGATCATTCCCAATGACCTAACAGCTGAAAAGTTCCCTAACACGTTTTCACCGAGGGAAATAAGGAAGTAAAGCTAAGGGCAATGTCCTCCATTAAACACCATATATTTGCAGCAGAGCAAGAGTATATGAGACAGTCCCCACCTCGGAGGAAATTCTAACCAAACATGCAAGGAGGAATGGACATTGACGGTTGTTAGATACTGAAAGAGCATTCTAGAATCAGACTCATCAAACGTGCTGGTCCATGTATAAAAACAGTTGTTTTTAAAAGGGGTCTTCACAAATCTTAAAAAGCATCAGCCAAAATATCCATGGCATCCTCAATCGAATGATAAATGTCTACATATTAAAGACATCAATAGATATGGAGAAAACGCAGGAAAATGGTGCTGaggtagaagatcagccatgatccagcTACTCGGTTCAGGATTGATGGATCAAATggactactcctgctcctacttcttaTATTTCTAAACCCAGCTGCATCATCATCATGGAGAGGCACTAAGGCAAACTGAAAGCATGTACATAATGGGCCCAAGATATTTACTGTATAAAAAGATTTTCATGTTCATGTCTTATTCTTTGTTCACCTGATGACTGAAGCATAAGGGACAAGTACATAATCAAATCACTGCAGGTGGCAACTTTAATAGGTGTCCAAAACCACTCTTGCTGGGGCAAAGACAAAGACAATTCGATAGGTGCATGCACTCACACCAGCTTAGATGGGATGTCAGACTTGAGCTCATGCCACTAAGAGCACCAAACTGTTAACGGATGTCCTTGCAACTCAAATAACCAGCTTTTCCTTTAAAATGCAGGCTATGCTTTATTTAAGATCACTAATGTAGTTTGATTCCAGTGTACTCTTTTACCCAAATAGTCACGCATCCCAGTTAGCTGCTTGGAAATTTTCAATTTAAGGTACATTGCTATATAGGAAAAAAGGAATTAACAAAAACCTCTTCCCAAACCAgctgagtcagtactgagaagaTTAAGCCCCAGGTGAAAGCAGAGGTATACTTCTGTAAGGATTTTCCACATAATATTGATAAGACCAGTTGAATTTGACCCAATATTATATTATATCTCAGGCATTCAAAAGATATTAAATTCTCGGCTATCGAGTTGTTCAGACTATTTGAAAGGATATATCACATACATTATGTGTAGAATCTGCCCAAGAGTCTCAAATTCTCACCTTTGGAATATCCAGATTATCCGTTACTTGATTCCATTAGCAGCCTGGAATTTCTGACAATTTTTGAAACAGTGCTCTTCACACAATTCTTTACTTCCAAACAAACAAAAGAAACGAGAAAGAAATCAAGGATTTAATACTGACCTTCTCGGAACATACCTCTTTAGATATGAAGAGATAGTTGGGGCCGTCTGTTCCACAAACAGGCCAGACATTCCTGGCCTTATTTCCTCTTTCTGTGCAATGCCTTGTGTCAGGCCCACCGGTGGGCTGTGGTTAGCTGGGGCCTGCCGCGACACATTGCGAATTGTAGAGCTGAGTGATGGTGGGCTCTGGTGAGATGCGTTCGGTCTGGTCGGGCTGCGGCTCTGTGGGCTCATCTGCCCAGGGCTCCCATGAGGTGAAGCATGGCGTGCTGTGCCCGCCAACGAGGGGCTCTGCTGGCTTGGGCTGGAATGCAATGCCGGACTGGTCTTCAACACTACAGTAGAACGTGGGGCTGGACTGGGATGTTTAGGGCTGGTGTCATAAGCAGTTAGGCCTTTCCAGGAGTCACTGCGTTTGGGGGCCAGGCCGGCAGGGGCCTCAGAACTGCCATTACCGGCCTGCCCATCCTCAGATGACCGTTTCTGTTGGTCTTCTCCCTCCTGGACTGGGGGTTTAGAAACAGCTGCCTCTTTCTGGGAAGACTTGGTTTTCTTGCTCCTTCGTTTAGGGGAAGCTGAGTGACTGCGGTGAGGCGAGGAGCGAGACCTGGAAGATGACGACCTTCCTGACCGGCTTGATGATGATTTGTCTGTGTATCTGGAGCGACTCCTCGATCTCGGTGATATTGAGCGCCGCTTTGGTGAGCGCGAACGGGACCGGCCGCGCCGTGGGCTGTAGGTTGAGCGGTAGTTATGCCAGTTGGGTCGGTAATTGCCATAATGGTTGTAACTGCCATAGTTGCCATAACCCCCACGGTTATTCCAGTTACCTCTCGGATAATAGCCTCGCCCTCGGCGCTGGATAAAGGGCCGCCTGTAGCCCCGATGGCCTCGAAATTCCCTGGGTTGGTATTCCCGTTGGTAGTTACGTTCCCGGTTATGCTGAGGAGAGTACGACCTGGAGCGAGACCTTGGGCTAAAAAgcaaaacagaaacaaaattttaaaatcacGTCAAGACGAATTAAAATGTCACTTCAATGAAATATTTACTTTCTGGGGCAGTTGGGTACATTTTCTACTGTAGCCCTTCAACAATCCCATTACAGGTGACAGtaaaacaacaacttgcatttcacAACACTTTTAAATCGATTAAAGCACCTGAAGGCCCCATGTCAAAAGAAGCACTACGAAGTACAATTCTCTTATCAAGCCACAAGAGAGAACACATGCGGACAAATGATTGACCAGTTAGTCAAGAAACAGCTTTTATTTGAGGGTGCGTGTGTTTTGGTGTAGGTGGATAGTGGTAAGTGATTTAGGGACAGAATTCTAGAGTTTGGGATTTAGAAATCTGACAGCATTGACACCAATGGGGGTGCAGCCTCAAAAATGGCAGATGTAGAACTGGGCAATAACTGATGGATGCAGGGATTTCAGAGAGTCGCAGAAGGCTACAGAGTtacttgtgttttttttgttttcctcttcCTCTGCAATGATATTAGAATCAGATGTTTGGAAAGACATTTTTTAGTGGTCCCCCACATGGTCAGGTTTTCCAGATTATTGGTCTCACCTGGTGGTTACACAGCATCAGGTGAAGACTATTAATGTTCTAGCAACGACCTTAGTCAAGGATAGGGAACTTGGTGTAGACTGGCATTTGCAAACTGGGATCTTTCTGGATTGTCAAGATTGTGTAAGGTTTTAAACCATATCTTTTCAAAAAGAAACTGTAGAGTTACGCCAACATGATGGTCACAATACCTCAAAGCTTGAGCTAAGAATTGCCTTGCCACCAACTGGTTGAATGATGTAGTGTATTGACATTACTCACCATGATCGGTCAATTTGGCACAGTGATATCGGGCCGCACTGGACTGGGTTCCTCAGCAAACAAGCTAAAATCTATTCACACCAGTCTTTTCCGATATATTTGCACTCCACAAAAATCACCAAAATTGTTGAATTATTCCTTACGATTTTGGTGCTAGCTCTGGCTCAGCAGGAGCCTTCTCACATCAGTTAGAAGCTTTGGATTAAAGTGCTATTTTGCATCAGAAACATACATGATACGGATTGCCACATCAGATTAACCAGAAGTGTTGGTTTCTGATGAATCAATAAATCTCAATACCATCCGTTCCTCAGATGAACGTACAAAATCTTACGGCATGACTTTGAAGATCTGACATGAAATTCTCCTAGGCAGCCTGCTCAATATTTGTCCCTCAACTATAATTATCCGGCACTATCAAATTATTGTTCATGGGAGGTTGCTTTTGTAAAATAGCTGCTTTGTTTCCTTCAACAGTGATTATACTTCAAAAGTGTGTGGCCTTAGCTGTGCTTTCTGATGTCGCAAGATTGTAAAAGGTGCTATTCAAATGCAAAACCTTTATTGTGGAACTCTGAGAATGCCCTACCTCCCGTATAAATTGAAGGAACATTCACACTGGTGAGGGTGACATCATTATAATTAATCAACCTCATCTCATCCCTTTCAAGCAAGAAGTCTTATCTCACGAGCAGCTTGTTGTTCTACAGTCAGGTTCAAACCAGAGAAACATTTATTAAGAAAGAGCCACAGCTTGGAACCTTGTGAAGTGGTCAGCAGGGACAGCTGATGTGTACATGGAAGTCGGAAAGGCTGATTAGCAAACTCCCAACAAGAGTAATTTAGTGTCAATTTGACCATCTCTAAACATCCTGGTAAAAGATTGAGAAGCTTTGATGGAGTTAAAAGGAAGAATGGATGTCAGTAATCAGAAGACAAGATTATTGCCAAATAAACAGGGGAGTGAGCAGATTTTACAGAGTTATGATTTGGTAGAAGCCTTCAATTAAAGCAGACAGTGAATGATTTGGAAAGGACTGTATGCAAGGGTACTGGAACCAGATTCAACTGCAACTTGCAAAAAGGAACCAAAATACTTGAAAAGGAAAAACATGCATGGCTACTTGAACAACTCGCTGGGAAACGGGACTAATTGGATAGTTCAAAGTTCCTCAACAGACATAGCAGAATGAATGGGTGGCTCCTGTATGAGGGATTTATGATCCTAACCGTTAATGAGTTGGCCGTTTCAGTGCTCATCAATTATGTTCAAGTTTCTGATTTGGGTTAAACATATGCACTTATTCAAAATGTTGTTGATGTATTAACACAAAATGTAAAAATATACAAAGTAAAACTTGAAATAAAAGATAAAGTGCTAAAAGAACATGAACTTCCAATCAGCCCCCAAATGAAGATGGCAATTTGATATATTAGTGCATACATTAAATCAAAATTCTGGGCAAACTATTTGTAGTTCAACATTTCTGCTGCTTTTCCAAAAGGCTCATTAGGATTGAGACAAAATGAATGATATGGCAAAGGAGTGGAATAGTTAGCAACAGGCAGACACTGTGATAGCAAAACACGCCAGTATTGGTGTGCAACTGATCAATCTGTCTGTGAAATGCCGCTAACTGATATTTTAGGAGGCATCAATGCAATTTTGATGTTAAAAGAGTTTAATGCCTTCACTGATTTGCGTTCTATCACCAAAACTGCTTATTTCCAACTCTACCCAACCCATCTCCACGCCACTGAATTTATTATTTGTGCTTTTACCTTCAgaatttgttttattcattcagggaTTTATGGGCAAGCCATCCCAAGAATCCtcgagaaggcggtgctgagctgccactttgaactgctgcaatccatttgTTCTAAGTACAAGGCTATTGTGGAGGAatctccaagattttgacccaacaacagtgaagcaGCACATATTTCCAAGCCAGCATGGTGAGCAGATTGGAGGGGAACGTGTTCGTCATATTTGTATATGATGCCTTTGTTCTTTAAACTGTAGtatttggatttggaatgctAAGGAACTTTGGTGAAATCCTATAGGGCATCTTGTAGATGCCCATCTAGTTTGCAGCCTCTCCCCGTGCCATACTGACATCCATGGTTTTTATCAGGGACTGCCCATCCAACAAGCCCCAGACACACTGCTAGAACAAACACTCACCTCCAGCATTGATGCTGCTACTGCTCATAAACATCTTGCTGCTACTGTGCattagtggtggagggaatgaatctTTGTGGATGTGGCGTCAATCAAGGGGACTGTTTTGTCCCATATGGTGTCAagtttgaatgttgttggagctgcacttatccaagcaagtgagtattccatcacctcCTGACTTTAGTTTTGCAGACGGTGGACTGACTTTGGAGAATCAAGAGGCACATTACTCACTGCAGGGTTCTTCGGCTCGGCCCTGCTGTAGCCGCAGTATTTAACTGAATAATCCAGTTCAGTATGTGGTTAATGGTAATACGCAGCATGCTAATCATGGGAGATTCAGCGATGGTGATAACACAATGCCaaagggcgatggttagattctctctcgttTGAGGTGATCATTGCTTGGCATTATgtagtgcaaatgttacttgccacttctcagcctgaGCCTACTGTCCTGGAGTTGTTGTATTTGGACACAGACAACTTTCGTATCTGAGTCATCACAAATTGTGCTGAACATGCTGCAATTGTTCTCAGTCCTCAAAAACTCCCCCAGCCACACACAATCTTTCCACAGAGGAAAAATTGACATAAATGTCTGTTCTTAAGTTTCTACTCATCCATAACTTGTTACTACCCTCATATGCAATCTCCGCCACTTCCCTGAACCCTTCACCCACTTTGGTTTGAATGACTGGGACACCAAATCTGCATTTTCACCTTCAGAAACTTGCTCAAAACCTCTTGCCTTCTGACTGGATTTGTGATACATCTGCCTCGCACCCCACAGCTGGGGaggtaggggggacagagagagagagagcgcgagagagcgctgAACAAAGTAGCAGTGTAATCAATTCTATCCAGACTCTGAGCCAGCTATAAGAGGAATCCCACTGGCAACAGCCTCAGTGGGCCATGTAAGTAACAACAGCCAGCAAGAAGGGGCACCGTGAACCTTTACAAAAGCACTACCAGGCAGCAGCCATAATACAGACAGAAACAAGCAAGGGCCCCAGGGTGCAGCCACTATCCAATGAGCAAACCCCTCTACAACATGGTTGATTTACACAATAGTCATAGTCATGACAGTTCCTAAGGTGTGGGACTGTGCCTCTCAATCTTGGGTACAAATCTTAGCAAACACAATTAATGAACTTATCAGATGGTTGAGTTCCTGCACATCTTTTTTGAAAACTCCGTCAACTGCTTAACTAAAAAGGAAACAACGGATCAGGAAATAAGACTCTGCTACAGATTTAGTTTGATATTCTGTCTGAGAAGTACTCCCTCACCAGCAGGGTCCAGTATTGAGCTGAGTTCAGCATTGCTTATTTGGAAAGGGACTGCCCCCCCAAAAAATGCTTTAAGTTACTTGAGGTCTCAGAGGATAACAGAATACAGACAATGGTCTTTAATAATGTCCCTCTCATTCAGAAAGGTGCAAGGACCCAGTAGGGTGACTTACAGAGTTAGTTTCTACATTGTACAAGCTACTCTCTTATGAAAGTAACAGGTAGCTTTCTGGCTGGTCAAACTGATTATGCTCATTAGAAGCACACAGGCCAAGACAAAAGATACTCACTGAAAAcaaccaatgctggagatcacagcagacagcatccatggggagagagagacagcgagagagaacgaGCGCAAGCTAATGTTGAGACTAAATGATACTCCTACTTGAAGCGTTAACTTATGAGAAGAGAATGTGCTTCATGATCGTCCATTTAGGAAATGAGGAGAGATTTAACTGAATGCCTTACAATGATAAAGTGAGTTGATAGGATATGTACAGAAGCTTATTTCCTCTAGTAGAGATTCAGAATAATATTAAACAATCATAAAATTAGGTAGAATCCTGTCATTAGTATAAAATATTAAGGACTTTCTCATAAAGAATAGTGAAAATTTGGAACACTTCCAAAACGTTGTGAATGCTGGGAAGTTTTGCAGACTGAGATTAATAGACTGTTATTAGGTTAAAAGATATGGAGTTGAGATACAGATCATCCACAATCCAACTCAATGCTCCAGCAGGATCATGGGGCTGAATAACCTCTGGATGTTATTTTCTTAGTAATGACTCTATACTTAATTATTGCCATGCAGAATGAAGCAGGATTCTTTTCTCTAATCCCATCCTGAAGCTCTCAGGATGACTGAATTCTCCACATTTGCTGCACTGGGCACCACAGGCATATATATGGGGAGGATTCCTCACCATCACAACTTAGATAGATGCAGTTCGTGTAACCTCACTGCTGGTGATGCCGCACAGTCTCATTCTTTAACTTCTAAAGTTCATTTTGCAATGCAGCCTGATACCTCAAATAACTTAGAAACCACTGGCCCAGAGGAGTGTTCAGCAAGAGGCTTCAGTGAGTCACCCACTGTCTTTTCCCTTAGCAAGGCAGCTGGCAGAACAgctgcagggaaacagacagcAATAACAGAGATACGACAACCGGTAGTTCCTAAGTGACATGGGTGCACAATGATGACGTCAACagcaccaatatcctgttcaaAAATACCATTGCCAAATAGTTCTCCCCACTGTACCCCATCACCAATCCCACCAAACACCTCCATTGGTTCTCAGAGTTTTAgtatctttcactgtgtttcaatCTTATCCATGTCATTCCAAACAATGAACGTTGTATGTTTCAAGAGTGAGGCAAATACTGACAAAACAATGCCAATTAGGAGGAATCTTTCAGGGCTTGTAGAAACTGACTCAGGGTTGCAAGGGtggcagagaagagaaagtgattCCAAACCTTCCTTTCATATAATTCTAACACCAGGAACCTTGCAACAGTAACAAAACCTGGAGATATGCACTGGGGTGGAAATGGTCTCCCTAACTTCCCCACATTAATTTCCACCCAGTTAGGGTAGCATGGCGAGATCAGCAACACAGTATAGCCAAGCCAGAGCTCTGAAGATTATTTCTAATGACTCAAGCTAACAAAGATTATGAGGGGTAGTACAGATACAGACAAAACAGCATATCAACAGTTAACAGAAAAGGCCTCCCGCTTTCCTCAGCCGCAGCTGCAGTTAACAGAACAagcctcccggtctctctttttctccctcaaCCCCATCTGCGGCCTCTTAAATATgaaaacaatcaatcaatcagaaacaaaaggtgCGGCAAGTTTTCAATCTGCTAAAGCTCAAAACATTTAATCTCCTAACAAATATCAAGTTTTGTTAATCTTATTTCAAGTTActcaaaaagagaaaagtgaacagaTACTTCTCATCTGGCACATGTTCTTTCAGTTGTATGCAACTCCAAATTACCAGCATTTTAAACACACGAAAGAAACAAATTTTAAAAGCTAACACAGGAGCTGTGCTGGCAGCTAAACTAGCTGTTCTACAAAGCTGTCCCTAGGGTAACAGAGGGAAA contains these protein-coding regions:
- the thrap3a gene encoding thyroid hormone receptor-associated protein 3 isoform X4, which codes for MKSYAGPRSRSRSYSPQHNRERNYQREYQPREFRGHRGYRRPFIQRRGRGYYPRGNWNNRGGYGNYGSYNHYGNYRPNWHNYRSTYSPRRGRSRSRSPKRRSISPRSRSRSRYTDKSSSSRSGRSSSSRSRSSPHRSHSASPKRRSKKTKSSQKEAAVSKPPVQEGEDQQKRSSEDGQAGNGSSEAPAGLAPKRSDSWKGLTAYDTSPKHPSPAPRSTVVLKTSPALHSSPSQQSPSLAGTARHASPHGSPGQMSPQSRSPTRPNASHQSPPSLSSTIRNVSRQAPANHSPPVGLTQGIAQKEEIRPGMSGLFVEQTAPTISSYLKRYVPRSVVKTEFHVKNVPEKGSRSSQSPKRFKGGVAEEFEKISKAEMRHKFDYDEEEVEEHDKDYPAKNQKEYGYEDELKYRSKLIASKTQERYDEEDEEEEEDDDNDRPRKREEINFFKHIAISKEKFREVEEVEEEELMPEKFKKEERFLSKKADGSRYREVSPAKTLKYKGGRAESPPPPRKSSDSKEQEGVAAQEESTPVLKPTHRPTEVTLKMDSLQFGDDSLGSANILTHERRLCRDLVHKPKKDQEFRSIFQHIQMAQSRRSPSELFAQHIVTLVHHVKEHYFKSAGVTLNERFTMYQRRTAEHEVPRQKSPEIHRRIDISPSALKKRMHLRDEIKNQKESSYKQGGGKLKDEPDDLRLDIEHRRKYKSKEGEHKKDSSKDSRDSSHSRERSKEKSGKIPKAYKESKKHRKRKKTRPRTSSSSTSSSSSSPSHEGKDEQEEGVGREETSTGFNKARLGTREFTGPPTRGRARGIFQFRIRGRGYGRGAFPGPSNSSNPGNPTFQKRPREEDWDPEYTPKSKKYYLHDDREGDGDNYWANKRGRGTFQRGRGRFLYKKSNTSPKWTHDKYQGSGQEGVEEEEEEEEEDGQVGSIATQEEKKLGTMEQ